The following are from one region of the Staphylococcus argenteus genome:
- the lysA gene encoding diaminopimelate decarboxylase, translating to MTVKYNQNGELTMDGISLKTIAQSFGTPTIVYDELQIREQMRRYHRAFKDSGLKYNISYASKAFTCLQMVKLVSEEDLQLDVVSEGELYTALEAGFEPSRIHFHGNNKTKHEIRYALENKIGYFVIDSLEEIDLIDRYANDTVQVVVRVNPGVEAHTHEFIQTGQEDSKFGLSIQYGLAKTAIEKVQQSKHLKLKGVHCHIGSQIEGTEAFIETARIVLRWLKDQGIQVELLNLGGGFGIKYVEGDVSFPIEEGIKAITDAIKSEVKVLDMETPEIGIEPGRSIVGEAGVTLYEVGTIKEIPGINKYISIDGGMSDHIRTALYDAKYQALLINRNEEADDTVTIAGKLCESGDIIIKDAKLPSSVKRGDYLAILSTGAYHYSMASNYNQMQKPSVFFLKDGKAREVVKRQSLRQLIINDTK from the coding sequence ATGACTGTTAAATATAATCAAAACGGTGAATTAACAATGGATGGAATTAGTTTAAAAACGATTGCCCAAAGCTTCGGTACCCCTACCATTGTTTATGATGAATTACAAATTAGAGAACAAATGCGTCGTTACCATCGTGCATTTAAAGATAGTGGCTTAAAATATAATATTTCATATGCTTCTAAGGCATTTACTTGTCTTCAAATGGTCAAACTTGTATCTGAAGAAGATTTACAATTAGATGTTGTATCTGAAGGTGAATTATACACAGCATTAGAAGCTGGTTTCGAACCAAGTCGCATTCATTTTCACGGTAACAATAAGACGAAACATGAAATTAGATACGCTTTAGAAAATAAGATAGGATATTTTGTGATTGATTCATTAGAAGAAATTGATTTAATCGACCGATATGCTAATGATACTGTTCAAGTTGTAGTACGTGTGAATCCAGGTGTTGAAGCACATACACATGAATTTATCCAAACTGGTCAAGAAGATAGTAAATTTGGATTATCAATTCAATATGGCTTGGCTAAAACTGCTATTGAAAAAGTACAACAATCCAAACATTTAAAATTGAAAGGTGTTCACTGTCATATTGGGTCACAAATTGAAGGAACAGAAGCGTTTATCGAAACTGCTAGAATTGTTCTTCGTTGGTTAAAAGATCAAGGCATTCAAGTTGAATTATTGAACCTTGGCGGAGGATTTGGCATTAAATATGTTGAAGGTGACGTAAGCTTCCCTATCGAAGAAGGCATTAAAGCCATTACAGATGCGATAAAATCTGAAGTAAAAGTTCTAGATATGGAAACACCTGAAATTGGTATTGAACCTGGCCGTTCTATAGTCGGTGAAGCTGGTGTTACTTTATATGAAGTAGGTACAATAAAAGAAATTCCTGGTATTAATAAGTATATTTCAATAGACGGCGGTATGAGTGATCATATCAGAACAGCACTTTATGATGCTAAGTATCAAGCATTACTTATCAACAGAAATGAAGAAGCAGACGATACTGTAACGATTGCTGGAAAATTATGTGAGTCTGGTGATATCATCATTAAAGATGCTAAATTACCGTCATCAGTTAAACGTGGTGACTATCTTGCTATATTGTCAACAGGTGCATATCATTATTCTATGGCTTCAAATTATAATCAAATGCAAAAACCATCTGTATTTTTCTTGAAGGATGGCAAGGCACGCGAAGTCGTCAAACGTCAATCGTTAAGACAATTGATTATTAATGATACGAAATAA
- the dapB gene encoding 4-hydroxy-tetrahydrodipicolinate reductase, with the protein MKLLLIGYGAMNQRVARLAEERGHKIVGVIEHTPKETTPYKQYQHIADVKDADVAIDFSNPNLLFPLLDEAFQLPLVIATTGEKDKLLNKLDALSKDMPVFFSANMSYGVHALTKILATAVPLLDDFDIELTEAHHNKKVDAPSGTLEKLYDVIASLKENATPVYDRHELIEKRKPQDIGIHSIRGGTIVGEHEVLFAGTDETIQITHRAQSKDIFANGAIQAAERLINKPNGFYTFDNL; encoded by the coding sequence ATGAAGTTATTACTAATTGGCTATGGTGCAATGAATCAACGCGTTGCAAGATTAGCCGAAGAAAGAGGACATAAAATCGTTGGTGTTATTGAACATACGCCAAAAGAAACAACACCATATAAACAATATCAACATATTGCAGATGTCAAAGATGCTGATGTTGCAATTGATTTTTCAAATCCCAATCTATTATTTCCTTTATTAGATGAAGCTTTTCAGTTACCCTTAGTGATTGCAACTACTGGTGAAAAAGATAAACTACTAAATAAGTTAGACGCGTTAAGTAAAGACATGCCTGTATTTTTTAGTGCAAATATGAGTTATGGTGTTCATGCACTAACTAAAATTTTAGCAACTGCTGTTCCCCTACTTGACGATTTTGATATCGAATTGACGGAGGCTCATCATAATAAAAAAGTAGATGCTCCAAGTGGTACACTGGAAAAATTGTATGACGTAATTGCGTCTTTAAAAGAAAATGCAACACCTGTATATGATAGACATGAACTAATTGAAAAACGAAAACCACAAGATATTGGTATTCACTCGATTCGTGGTGGCACGATTGTAGGCGAACATGAAGTGTTATTTGCAGGCACTGATGAAACAATTCAAATCACACATCGTGCACAGTCAAAAGATATTTTTGCAAATGGTGCTATTCAAGCAGCAGAACGTTTAATCAATAAACCAAACGGCTTTTATACGTTTGATAATCTATAA
- a CDS encoding alanine racemase, giving the protein MTATWSVNTNTFLQNAITVKNNQPIMAVVKNNAYHYDLEFAVSQFIHAGIDTFSTTSLREAIRVRQLAPHATIFLMNAVYDFNLVREHDIHMTLPSLTFYYEHKEDLADIHVHLEFENLLHRSGLKNLKEIKEVLEDHQQNQNAKMIISGLWTHFGYADEFDVPDYRIEREQWMEIVQTLLSEGYQFDLIHAQNSASFYREEQELLPHHTHARIGIALYGSRPYSSLHQKDIVQSLTVKANVIQIREVQAGDYCGYSFAFEATKDYTKLAVVDIGYGDGILRTRSKHEALINGKRYPIRALMMSHMFVEVDDNVHAQDEVILYNNDIRIDEYTFKGVGANSEQLSAMNHDSLKKEYISNDC; this is encoded by the coding sequence TTGACAGCAACATGGTCTGTAAATACGAACACATTTTTACAAAATGCAATAACAGTTAAAAACAATCAACCAATAATGGCAGTTGTAAAAAACAATGCATACCACTATGACCTAGAATTTGCTGTATCCCAATTTATCCATGCAGGCATTGATACATTTAGTACTACGTCATTACGTGAAGCGATTAGAGTTAGACAACTTGCACCCCATGCAACGATATTCTTAATGAATGCAGTTTATGATTTCAATTTAGTCCGTGAGCATGATATCCATATGACTTTGCCTTCTTTGACATTTTATTATGAACATAAAGAAGACTTGGCTGATATTCATGTTCACTTAGAATTTGAAAATTTATTACATCGTTCAGGATTGAAAAATTTAAAAGAAATTAAAGAAGTTTTGGAAGATCATCAACAAAATCAAAATGCAAAAATGATAATAAGTGGTTTGTGGACTCATTTTGGATACGCTGATGAGTTTGATGTGCCAGATTATCGCATTGAACGTGAACAATGGATGGAAATTGTTCAAACGCTTCTATCTGAAGGCTATCAATTTGACCTAATACATGCACAAAATAGCGCAAGTTTTTATCGTGAAGAACAAGAATTACTCCCCCACCATACACACGCACGTATAGGTATTGCACTATATGGTTCTAGACCATACAGCTCATTACATCAGAAAGACATAGTTCAATCTTTAACAGTAAAAGCTAATGTGATTCAAATACGTGAAGTTCAAGCTGGTGATTATTGTGGTTACAGCTTTGCATTTGAAGCAACGAAAGATTATACAAAGCTAGCTGTTGTTGATATTGGTTATGGTGATGGGATTTTAAGAACACGATCAAAACATGAAGCGTTAATTAATGGCAAGCGTTACCCGATTCGTGCATTAATGATGAGTCACATGTTTGTTGAAGTAGATGATAATGTACATGCACAAGATGAAGTTATTCTTTATAATAATGATATACGCATTGATGAATACACTTTTAAAGGTGTAGGTGCAAATTCTGAACAATTAAGTGCAATGAATCACGATTCTTTAAAAAAGGAGTACATTTCAAATGACTGTTAA
- a CDS encoding 5-bromo-4-chloroindolyl phosphate hydrolysis family protein, with protein sequence MTVRYNISHIFGVLGGIPVAFLVSILGMIALDVSFLIDMSLGAVGFVLTYLPIQKFTSRKYLNEIGLTRKDYRYIRNQLNHTHQKLRGILKTYVNIRSIKDFRQINDIYQISRSIYTTVRQRPASFYKVEGFFYSHIDNALNLVDAYTRLAKMPKKSINEQQKLEQTRITLDEVKRTLIADLKRLNEDDYERLDIEMQLNKLHQKQHQD encoded by the coding sequence ATGACAGTGAGATATAATATTTCGCATATTTTTGGGGTGTTAGGGGGAATTCCTGTAGCGTTTTTAGTAAGCATTTTGGGGATGATTGCGCTCGATGTGTCATTTTTAATAGATATGTCACTTGGTGCTGTTGGCTTTGTATTAACATACTTACCGATACAAAAATTCACTTCACGTAAATATTTAAACGAAATTGGTTTGACTAGAAAAGATTATCGTTATATTCGAAATCAGTTAAACCACACACACCAGAAGCTTAGAGGAATTTTAAAAACTTATGTAAATATAAGATCAATTAAAGATTTTAGACAAATTAATGATATATACCAAATTTCACGTTCTATTTATACAACGGTAAGACAAAGACCTGCATCATTTTATAAAGTTGAAGGCTTTTTTTATTCTCATATTGATAACGCGCTTAATTTAGTTGACGCGTATACTCGGCTTGCTAAAATGCCTAAAAAATCAATCAATGAACAACAAAAATTAGAACAGACACGAATTACTTTGGATGAAGTTAAACGAACACTGATTGCCGATTTAAAACGTCTAAATGAAGATGATTATGAACGTTTAGATATTGAAATGCAATTAAACAAGTTACATCAAAAACAGCATCAAGATTGA
- a CDS encoding toxic anion resistance protein: MTEKKSFQESHPLDDFINEKQITNSTIQKQQLTIEQQKHIDSISRQINPQDNEGLLTFGSDLQKQMSQFSHQMLDEVQSKDVGPIGDTLSDLMSKLKSVNPNELNTEKNSLLKKIFSRAKSSINEIFSRMQSVSAQVDRITIQLQKHQSHLTRDVELLDTLYDKNKQYFDDLSLHIIAAQQKKLQLETETLPQLQQQAQQSTNQMEIQDVADMQQFIDRLDKRIYDLQLSRQIALQTAPQIRMIQNVNQALAEKIQSSILTSIPLWKNQMAIALTLMRQRNAVAAQRAVTDTTNDLLTANAEMLKQNAIETATENERGIVDLDTLKRTQNNIIETIEETLIIQQKGREERQLAEKELQQLEEDLKSHVVNIKGPNHKS, from the coding sequence ATGACTGAAAAGAAAAGTTTCCAAGAAAGCCATCCACTCGATGATTTTATAAATGAAAAGCAAATAACAAATTCGACTATTCAGAAACAACAACTAACAATAGAGCAACAAAAACATATAGATTCAATTAGTAGACAAATAAATCCCCAAGACAATGAAGGTTTATTAACATTTGGGTCTGATTTACAAAAGCAAATGTCTCAGTTTTCACATCAAATGTTGGATGAAGTACAAAGTAAAGACGTAGGTCCGATTGGGGATACTTTATCAGACCTCATGTCAAAATTAAAATCAGTGAATCCAAATGAGTTAAATACGGAGAAAAATTCTCTGTTAAAAAAAATCTTTAGCAGAGCCAAATCTTCTATCAATGAAATTTTTTCAAGAATGCAATCTGTCAGTGCTCAAGTGGATCGTATAACAATTCAACTTCAGAAACATCAAAGTCATTTAACAAGAGATGTTGAGTTATTGGACACATTATATGATAAAAACAAGCAATATTTTGATGACCTATCCTTGCATATTATTGCAGCACAACAGAAAAAATTACAATTGGAAACTGAAACACTTCCTCAATTACAACAGCAAGCACAACAGTCTACAAACCAAATGGAAATACAAGATGTTGCAGATATGCAGCAATTTATAGACAGACTAGATAAACGAATATACGATTTACAACTTTCAAGACAGATTGCGTTGCAGACTGCGCCACAAATTAGAATGATTCAAAATGTTAACCAAGCTCTTGCCGAAAAAATTCAAAGCTCTATTTTAACAAGTATTCCTTTATGGAAAAACCAAATGGCCATTGCATTAACACTTATGAGACAACGAAATGCAGTTGCAGCACAACGAGCTGTTACAGATACAACAAACGATTTATTAACGGCCAATGCTGAAATGCTTAAACAAAATGCCATAGAAACAGCAACGGAAAATGAGCGTGGTATTGTTGACCTTGATACGTTAAAACGTACGCAGAACAATATTATTGAAACAATTGAAGAAACTCTAATAATTCAACAAAAAGGTCGAGAAGAACGACAATTAGCTGAAAAAGAATTACAACAATTAGAAGAAGATTTAAAGTCACATGTAGTGAATATTAAAGGACCGAATCATAAATCATAG
- a CDS encoding amidohydrolase, producing the protein MNELEFVTKHRRHLHQHPELSLHEFETTAYIKAFLDSLNIQYDCPLETGVIAYLEGNGSHTIAYRADIDALPILEENDVPYRSQNDHVMHACGHDGHTTALMLFVQRCKEMQDAGQLPQNVVFIFQPAEETGGGANRLIQANAFEKYPIEAVFGIHVNPFADEGIAVIRDEEITASATEYRFFLKGLSSHVADKEQGHSCGEALQHVLTQISQIQQFHLNGLKRNIVHIGHFEAGEAINTVPSNGYLEGTIRTYDIDDLTIVKNQMLKIAESVKLLFNVNCEVKFAEGYPPTINSPKLRAQVEQALIQAKLDVYDKPTPFLFGEDFSFYGQKLAPAYFVFVGTRNEDKDFVTGLHTSHLNFDEKVLIDVANFYENLLINYKEV; encoded by the coding sequence ATGAATGAATTAGAATTTGTTACGAAGCATCGTCGTCATTTGCATCAACATCCTGAACTTAGCTTACATGAATTTGAAACCACAGCTTACATCAAAGCATTTTTAGATAGTTTAAATATTCAATATGACTGCCCATTAGAAACTGGAGTCATTGCATACTTAGAAGGTAATGGCTCTCATACTATAGCATATAGAGCTGATATTGATGCGCTACCTATTTTAGAAGAAAATGATGTACCTTATCGTAGTCAAAATGATCATGTAATGCATGCATGTGGTCATGATGGACATACAACTGCATTAATGCTATTTGTACAACGTTGTAAAGAGATGCAAGATGCCGGACAATTACCGCAGAATGTCGTTTTCATTTTCCAACCTGCAGAAGAAACAGGTGGCGGTGCAAATCGGTTAATTCAAGCAAATGCTTTTGAAAAATATCCAATTGAAGCGGTATTTGGTATACACGTTAACCCATTTGCTGATGAAGGGATTGCAGTTATTAGAGACGAAGAAATTACAGCTAGCGCAACAGAATATCGCTTTTTCTTAAAAGGATTATCAAGTCATGTAGCTGATAAAGAACAAGGTCATTCATGTGGCGAAGCGTTACAACATGTCTTAACTCAAATATCACAAATTCAACAATTTCATCTCAATGGTTTGAAACGAAATATCGTTCATATTGGTCACTTTGAAGCTGGTGAAGCGATTAATACAGTGCCAAGTAATGGTTATTTAGAAGGTACTATTCGTACATATGATATTGATGATTTAACTATTGTTAAAAATCAAATGCTCAAAATAGCCGAAAGTGTAAAACTATTGTTCAATGTTAATTGTGAAGTTAAATTTGCAGAGGGATACCCTCCTACTATCAATAGTCCAAAGTTACGTGCTCAAGTAGAACAAGCATTGATTCAAGCAAAGTTAGATGTATATGACAAACCGACACCATTTTTATTCGGTGAAGATTTTAGCTTCTACGGACAAAAGCTTGCACCGGCTTATTTTGTATTTGTTGGTACACGTAACGAAGATAAAGACTTTGTTACAGGTTTACACACATCACATTTAAATTTCGATGAAAAAGTGTTGATTGATGTAGCTAATTTTTATGAAAATTTATTAATAAATTACAAAGAGGTGTAG
- a CDS encoding acylphosphatase: MRHVLLQVFGRVQGVGFRYFTQRIAMKYNIVGTVQNVDDYVEIYAQGDEKDIDRFLQSVIDGASPASDVTSHHLEELELNQTLSDFRTI, translated from the coding sequence ATGAGACATGTACTTTTGCAAGTATTCGGGCGCGTACAAGGCGTCGGATTTAGATATTTTACTCAGCGTATTGCAATGAAATATAACATAGTCGGAACGGTTCAAAATGTAGATGATTATGTAGAGATATATGCACAAGGGGATGAAAAAGATATAGATAGATTTTTACAAAGTGTAATTGATGGTGCATCACCAGCATCTGATGTGACAAGCCATCACTTAGAAGAATTAGAACTTAACCAAACATTATCAGATTTTAGAACAATATAA
- the dapD gene encoding 2,3,4,5-tetrahydropyridine-2,6-dicarboxylate N-acetyltransferase: MVQHLTAEEIIQYISDAKKSTPLKVYVNGDFNSITFPKSFKVFGSEQSKVIFCEADDWKPFYETYGSKFEDVEIEMDRRNSAIPLKDLTNTNARIEPGAFIREQAIIEDGAVVMMGATINIGAVVGEGTMIDMNATLGGRATTGKNVHVGAGAVLAGVIEPPSASPVIIEDDVLIGANAVILEGVRVGKGAIVAAGAIVTQDVPAGAVVAGTPAKVIKQASDVQDTKKEIVAALRKLND, translated from the coding sequence ATGGTACAACATTTAACAGCTGAAGAAATTATTCAATATATAAGTGACGCGAAAAAATCTACACCATTAAAAGTATATGTAAACGGTGATTTTAACAGCATCACATTTCCAAAAAGTTTTAAAGTGTTCGGTTCAGAACAATCTAAAGTTATCTTTTGTGAAGCAGATGATTGGAAACCTTTTTACGAAACATATGGAAGCAAATTTGAAGATGTAGAAATTGAAATGGATCGTCGTAACTCTGCTATTCCATTAAAAGATTTAACAAATACAAATGCTCGTATTGAACCAGGAGCATTTATCAGAGAGCAAGCTATTATAGAAGATGGTGCCGTTGTTATGATGGGTGCAACAATTAATATTGGTGCTGTCGTTGGTGAAGGTACAATGATTGATATGAATGCTACATTAGGTGGTCGTGCAACGACTGGTAAAAATGTGCATGTTGGTGCTGGCGCAGTATTGGCAGGTGTAATTGAGCCCCCTAGTGCTTCACCAGTCATTATTGAAGATGACGTATTAATTGGTGCAAATGCAGTTATTTTAGAAGGCGTACGTGTTGGTAAAGGTGCTATCGTTGCAGCAGGTGCTATTGTTACGCAAGATGTACCAGCTGGTGCAGTTGTCGCTGGTACGCCTGCTAAGGTGATTAAACAAGCTTCTGATGTACAAGATACTAAAAAAGAAATTGTAGCAGCATTAAGAAAATTAAATGACTAA
- the cspA gene encoding cold shock protein CspA: MKQGTVKWFNAEKGFGFIEVEGENDVFVHFSAINQDGYKSLEEGQAVEFEVVEGDRGPQAANVVKL, encoded by the coding sequence ATGAAACAAGGTACAGTTAAATGGTTTAACGCTGAAAAAGGATTCGGCTTTATCGAAGTTGAAGGAGAAAATGACGTATTCGTACATTTTTCAGCAATTAACCAAGATGGTTACAAATCTTTAGAAGAAGGTCAAGCTGTTGAGTTTGAAGTAGTTGAAGGCGACCGCGGTCCTCAAGCTGCAAACGTTGTTAAACTATAA
- the msaC gene encoding sarA expression modulator MsaC: MKYLILSLVANLLIFGILSAIGLNINILVAMMLILVIPMTISGILFFKTNLDKTYIFFNILFIDFYYYIYNVHLMDLPRFNSYIKTEMMDLEDIDILITSKDFGFDEIVFFTLYLMLIFIVLYYLKKQVRGKA, from the coding sequence ATGAAATATCTTATTCTTAGTTTAGTTGCTAATTTATTGATATTTGGCATATTATCGGCAATAGGATTAAATATTAATATTTTAGTAGCAATGATGCTTATACTGGTGATCCCAATGACAATATCAGGTATTTTATTTTTTAAAACTAATCTAGATAAGACATACATATTCTTTAACATTTTATTTATCGACTTTTATTATTATATTTACAATGTTCATTTGATGGATTTACCAAGATTTAATAGTTACATTAAAACTGAAATGATGGATTTAGAGGACATTGATATATTAATTACAAGTAAAGATTTTGGCTTTGATGAAATAGTTTTCTTTACATTATATTTGATGCTTATTTTTATCGTTTTGTACTATTTAAAGAAGCAAGTTAGAGGCAAAGCTTAA
- the msaA gene encoding regulatory protein MsaA, with the protein MWTVTKIRADYEGWWLFSDWPDNIVEKYEYQTFDDMLKHYQQLINHCKVKFDNYVTGKYNIYAFYNNCDMNYCEDCEEDLQIFYSFIVLQNNEVYYKLPIID; encoded by the coding sequence ATGTGGACAGTTACCAAAATTAGAGCCGATTATGAGGGATGGTGGTTATTCAGTGACTGGCCAGATAACATTGTTGAAAAGTATGAATATCAGACTTTTGATGATATGCTTAAACACTATCAACAATTAATTAATCATTGCAAAGTTAAATTTGATAATTATGTCACAGGAAAATATAATATCTATGCATTTTATAATAATTGTGATATGAACTATTGCGAAGATTGTGAAGAAGATTTACAAATATTTTATAGTTTCATTGTTTTACAAAATAATGAAGTATATTATAAACTACCAATAATTGATTAA